One genomic segment of Mycolicibacterium psychrotolerans includes these proteins:
- a CDS encoding NAD(P)H-dependent oxidoreductase, which yields MADSTVLVLVGSLRAASVNRQLAELAAETAPPGVTVERFDRLGDLPFYNEDVDNDSVPEVVVALRDAAARADAALVVTPEYNGSIPGVLKNAIDWLSRPYGNGALKDKPLAVVGAALGQYGGVWAHDETRKSFGIAGPRVVEDLELSLPTQSLDGKHPRESADVAAKLRDIVGKLVAEIG from the coding sequence GTGGCAGACAGCACGGTATTGGTTCTGGTGGGAAGTCTGCGGGCGGCGTCGGTGAACCGTCAGCTCGCCGAGTTGGCGGCCGAGACGGCACCCCCCGGGGTGACCGTCGAGCGCTTCGACCGGTTGGGGGACTTGCCCTTCTACAACGAGGACGTCGACAACGACTCCGTCCCCGAGGTGGTGGTGGCGCTGCGCGACGCGGCGGCCCGCGCCGACGCGGCGCTGGTCGTCACCCCGGAGTACAACGGGAGCATCCCCGGTGTGCTGAAGAACGCCATCGACTGGCTGTCCCGGCCGTACGGTAACGGCGCGCTCAAGGACAAGCCCCTGGCCGTCGTCGGCGCCGCGCTCGGGCAGTACGGCGGAGTGTGGGCGCACGACGAGACACGCAAATCGTTCGGCATCGCCGGTCCCCGGGTCGTCGAGGACCTCGAGCTGTCGCTGCCGACACAGTCGCTCGACGGAAAGCATCCGCGCGAGAGCGCCGACGTCGCGGCCAAGCTGCGCGACATCGTCGGCAAGTTGGTCGCCGAAATCGGCTGA
- a CDS encoding TetR/AcrR family transcriptional regulator translates to MSVFDGLPTLSVSEPGPPERGDAARNRALLLDAARRLVSEHGAEAVTTDDIAAAAGVGKGTLFRRFGSRAGLMIVLLDEDEKALQQAFLFGPPPLGPGAAPADRLRAYGRERLAFVDTHHALLSDVGRDPQMRFNAPMMLHHSHVRMLLENAHTTGDLDAQTTALLALLDADYVRHETTERGRTLGDLGDAWDTLVGKICGT, encoded by the coding sequence GTGAGCGTCTTCGACGGCCTGCCGACGTTGTCCGTCAGCGAGCCCGGCCCCCCGGAGCGGGGAGACGCTGCGCGGAACCGGGCCCTGCTTCTGGACGCGGCTCGCCGGCTGGTCTCCGAACACGGTGCCGAGGCGGTCACCACCGATGACATCGCGGCCGCCGCGGGCGTCGGGAAGGGCACACTGTTCCGCCGGTTCGGCAGCCGAGCCGGGCTGATGATCGTCCTACTCGACGAAGACGAGAAGGCTCTACAGCAGGCGTTCCTGTTCGGGCCGCCGCCGCTGGGACCCGGCGCTGCGCCGGCCGACCGGCTGCGCGCGTACGGCCGGGAACGGCTCGCCTTCGTCGACACCCACCATGCGCTGCTGTCCGACGTGGGCCGAGATCCGCAGATGCGGTTCAACGCCCCGATGATGCTGCACCACAGCCACGTCCGGATGCTGCTGGAAAATGCGCACACGACCGGCGACCTGGATGCGCAGACCACCGCGCTGCTGGCCCTGCTCGACGCCGACTATGTCCGCCATGAGACCACCGAACGCGGCCGCACGCTCGGCGACCTCGGCGACGCGTGGGACACCCTGGTCGGCAAAATCTGCGGGACATGA
- a CDS encoding DNA polymerase IV yields the protein MSAPAQWILHVDLDQFLASVELRRRPDLVGAPVIVGGRGDPTEARKVVNCASYEARAFGVHAGMPLRVAARRCPDATFLPSDPDAYDAASQQVMQALRDFGHPVEVWGWDEAYVGAGPTEDPFDLARRIQQTVAAQTGLTCSVGISDNKQRAKVATGFGKPAGIAALTDDNWMATMGDRPVDALWGIGPKTAKKLSAMGISTVADLAATDASALTAAFGPTTGLWILLLAKGGGDTTVSAAPWVPRSRSHVVTFPEDLTDRADMAAAVTDLARRTLSEIVDEHRVVTRVAVTVRTATFFTRTKIRTLPAPGTDPETVVGTALDLLGEFDLTRPVRLLGVRLELAMTERPVAAVGTEG from the coding sequence ATGAGCGCGCCGGCCCAGTGGATCCTGCACGTCGATCTGGACCAGTTCCTGGCGTCGGTCGAACTGCGGCGCCGGCCCGACCTGGTCGGAGCGCCCGTCATCGTCGGCGGTCGCGGCGACCCCACCGAAGCCCGCAAAGTCGTGAACTGCGCCTCCTACGAGGCCCGCGCATTCGGCGTCCATGCCGGGATGCCGTTGCGGGTGGCGGCTCGCCGGTGTCCGGATGCCACCTTCCTGCCGTCGGATCCCGACGCCTACGACGCCGCCTCGCAGCAGGTGATGCAGGCGCTGCGCGATTTCGGCCATCCCGTCGAGGTCTGGGGCTGGGACGAGGCGTACGTGGGAGCCGGTCCGACCGAGGACCCGTTCGATCTGGCGCGCCGCATCCAACAGACCGTCGCCGCGCAGACCGGTCTGACCTGCTCGGTCGGCATCAGCGACAACAAGCAGCGCGCCAAGGTCGCGACCGGATTCGGCAAGCCGGCCGGCATCGCGGCGCTGACGGACGACAACTGGATGGCCACGATGGGCGACCGGCCCGTCGACGCGCTGTGGGGGATCGGTCCCAAGACCGCGAAAAAGCTGTCCGCCATGGGCATCTCGACCGTCGCCGACCTCGCCGCCACCGACGCGTCGGCGCTCACCGCCGCGTTCGGACCGACCACCGGGCTGTGGATCCTGCTGCTGGCCAAGGGCGGCGGCGACACCACGGTCAGCGCGGCGCCGTGGGTCCCGCGATCGCGCAGCCATGTCGTCACGTTCCCCGAGGATCTGACCGATCGCGCCGACATGGCCGCAGCGGTCACCGATCTCGCGCGCCGCACGCTGAGCGAGATCGTCGACGAGCATCGCGTGGTGACCCGCGTGGCGGTCACGGTGCGCACCGCCACCTTCTTCACCCGCACCAAGATCCGCACGCTGCCGGCGCCGGGCACCGATCCCGAGACCGTCGTCGGCACCGCGCTCGATCTCCTCGGCGAGTTCGATCTGACCCGGCCGGTGCGACTGCTCGGGGTCCGGCTGGAACTGGCGATGACCGAGCGCCCCGTGGCCGCTGTCGGTACCGAGGGCTAG
- a CDS encoding AAA family ATPase: MLQTVAVRGYRSLRDLVLPLRRLTVITGANGTGKSSLYRALRLLADCGRGEVIGSFAREGGVESALWAGPEQLAGARRTGTAQGGPRTRPVSIELGYAADDFGYLVDFGLPQAIETAFARDPEVKRELIFAGPVARPTTTLVRRVRGLVEVASDGSRGFDELSRNLPAHRSVLADWAGAAPELVMVRERLRDWRFYDGFRADAHAPARRPHVGTRTPVLADDGADLAAAVQTILETGTEDLHRAVATAFDGASVTVSVTDGLFDLNLHQRGMLRPLRSAEISDGTLRFLLWTAALLSPQPPSLMVLNEPETSLHPDLLPPLADLITAAAAVTQVVVVTHSAALRERLGATPIGSDGDAWELELVKDWGETQVCGQGLLTTPPWDWGKR, translated from the coding sequence ATGCTGCAGACAGTCGCGGTCCGCGGGTACCGCTCGCTCCGGGATCTCGTGCTGCCCCTGCGCCGACTGACCGTCATCACCGGCGCCAACGGCACCGGCAAGTCCTCGCTGTACCGTGCGCTGCGCCTGCTCGCCGACTGTGGTCGCGGTGAGGTGATCGGGTCCTTCGCCCGCGAGGGCGGCGTCGAGTCCGCGCTGTGGGCGGGGCCCGAACAGCTCGCTGGCGCGCGCCGCACCGGGACCGCCCAGGGCGGCCCGCGCACCCGTCCGGTCTCCATCGAATTGGGCTATGCCGCAGATGATTTCGGCTACCTCGTCGACTTCGGACTGCCTCAGGCCATCGAGACCGCGTTCGCCCGCGATCCCGAGGTCAAACGGGAACTGATCTTCGCCGGGCCGGTGGCCCGTCCGACCACCACCCTGGTGCGCCGGGTGCGGGGACTGGTCGAGGTGGCCTCCGACGGCAGCCGCGGGTTCGACGAGCTGTCACGCAACCTGCCCGCGCATCGCAGTGTGCTCGCCGACTGGGCCGGGGCCGCACCGGAATTGGTGATGGTGCGAGAGCGGCTGCGCGACTGGCGCTTCTACGACGGCTTCCGCGCCGACGCGCACGCTCCGGCGCGCCGACCGCACGTCGGTACCCGGACGCCGGTGCTCGCCGACGACGGCGCCGACCTGGCCGCCGCGGTGCAGACGATCCTGGAGACCGGGACCGAGGATCTGCACCGCGCGGTGGCCACGGCGTTCGACGGCGCCTCGGTCACGGTGTCGGTCACCGACGGCCTGTTCGATCTGAACCTGCACCAGCGTGGCATGCTCCGCCCGCTGCGCAGCGCCGAGATCTCCGACGGCACATTGCGATTCCTGCTGTGGACGGCCGCACTGCTGAGCCCGCAACCGCCGTCGCTGATGGTGCTCAACGAGCCGGAGACCTCGCTGCATCCCGATCTGCTTCCTCCGCTGGCCGATCTCATCACCGCGGCCGCCGCCGTGACCCAGGTCGTGGTGGTCACCCATTCGGCGGCACTGCGTGAGCGGCTCGGCGCCACGCCGATCGGATCCGACGGCGACGCGTGGGAGCTCGAGCTCGTCAAGGACTGGGGCGAGACTCAGGTGTGCGGCCAGGGGCTGCTGACCACTCCCCCGTGGGACTGGGGGAAGCGGTGA
- a CDS encoding SDR family oxidoreductase — MAQGFRDGFADKRCFLTGAASGIGRATALKLAVQGAELYLTDRDAEGLSATVADARALGAAVPAHRALDITDYDAVAGFAADIHTRHGAMDVVMNIAGISTWGTVDQLTHHHWKSMIDVNLMGPIHVIETFLPPMVAAGRGGHLVNVSSAAGLVALPWHAAYSASKYGLRGLSEVLRFDLARHDIGVSVVVPGAVKTPLVQSVHIAGVNREDPRVQWWTDRFGGHAVSPETAADKILRGVVRNNFLVYTSVDIRALYFAKRTFWRPYAMAMERVNVVFTRALRPHPRGN; from the coding sequence ATGGCGCAGGGATTCCGCGACGGGTTTGCCGACAAGCGGTGTTTCCTCACCGGTGCGGCGAGTGGGATCGGACGCGCGACGGCACTGAAGCTGGCGGTCCAGGGCGCCGAGTTGTACCTGACCGACCGTGACGCCGAGGGGCTGTCGGCCACTGTGGCCGACGCGCGGGCGCTGGGGGCCGCGGTGCCGGCGCACCGTGCACTCGACATCACCGACTACGACGCGGTCGCCGGATTCGCCGCCGACATCCACACCCGGCACGGGGCGATGGACGTGGTCATGAACATCGCGGGGATCTCGACGTGGGGCACCGTCGATCAGCTCACCCATCACCACTGGAAGTCGATGATCGACGTCAACCTGATGGGCCCGATCCACGTCATCGAGACGTTCCTGCCGCCGATGGTGGCCGCCGGGCGCGGTGGCCACCTGGTCAACGTGTCGTCAGCGGCCGGCCTGGTGGCGCTGCCCTGGCATGCCGCCTACTCGGCGAGCAAATACGGCCTGCGCGGGCTGTCCGAAGTCCTGCGTTTCGACCTGGCCCGGCACGACATCGGCGTGTCGGTGGTGGTGCCCGGTGCGGTGAAAACGCCACTGGTGCAATCGGTTCACATCGCCGGGGTGAACCGCGAGGATCCGCGCGTGCAGTGGTGGACGGATCGCTTCGGCGGGCACGCGGTGTCGCCGGAGACCGCTGCGGACAAGATCCTGCGCGGCGTGGTGCGCAACAACTTCCTCGTGTACACCTCCGTCGACATCCGTGCGCTCTACTTCGCCAAGCGCACGTTCTGGCGGCCCTACGCGATGGCGATGGAGCGGGTGAACGTCGTCTTCACCCGCGCGCTGCGGCCGCATCCGCGGGGGAACTGA
- a CDS encoding TetR/AcrR family transcriptional regulator, with amino-acid sequence MTADPASSDPRRSRGDRQRDAIITAVRELLQERSFADLSVSTISERAGVARSGFYFYFDSKYAVLAVIVAEAMAELDQLTHDFAPREAGESPSAFATRMVGYAAAVFATNDPIMGACNLARSTDAQIREIMDDFQDTVVNKIVGLVGQDEGARPISDDLPALVRSLTAVTSMTLARDSAFVGRGVDPARATEIAERLWLYGLWGGADLRGE; translated from the coding sequence ATGACCGCCGATCCCGCCAGCAGCGATCCCCGGCGCAGCCGCGGCGATCGGCAGCGGGACGCCATCATCACGGCGGTGCGCGAACTGCTGCAGGAGCGCTCCTTCGCCGACCTGTCGGTGAGCACGATCAGCGAGCGCGCGGGCGTGGCGCGATCGGGCTTCTACTTTTACTTCGATTCCAAGTACGCGGTGCTCGCGGTGATCGTCGCCGAGGCGATGGCCGAACTCGACCAGCTCACCCACGATTTCGCCCCGCGCGAGGCCGGGGAGTCGCCGTCGGCGTTCGCCACCCGGATGGTGGGATACGCCGCCGCGGTGTTCGCCACCAACGACCCGATCATGGGCGCCTGCAATCTGGCGCGCAGCACCGACGCGCAGATCCGCGAGATCATGGACGACTTCCAGGACACCGTCGTCAACAAGATCGTGGGGTTGGTCGGGCAGGACGAGGGCGCGCGCCCCATCTCCGACGACCTGCCGGCACTGGTCCGCAGCCTCACCGCGGTCACGTCGATGACGCTGGCGCGTGACAGCGCGTTCGTGGGCCGCGGGGTCGACCCGGCCCGGGCCACCGAGATCGCCGAGCGGCTGTGGCTGTACGGACTCTGGGGCGGCGCGGACCTGCGCGGCGAGTGA
- a CDS encoding cytochrome P450 yields MPTISATDYWLDQAKRRLKPTPVTIPGMGVVEKRLKNTEWDQFLFAEPPAGSGLKAIKGDAGLPVIGHMIETFRGGPDFILEQYRKHGPIYYSQSPALSAVMALGPDATQAVFTNRNKDFSQRAWDPIIGPFFDGGLMLLDFDEHLFHRRIMQEAFTRTRLSGYVPHVDSVATRVLANDWVPNDPRFLFYPAIKELTLDIASEVFMGHPAGTDRELVTTINQAFTTTTRAGNAIVRKPVPPLTWWRGIKARETLEQYFRSRIGEKRRSESTDMFSVLCHSQDEEGRSFTDDQIVSHMIFLMMAAHDTSTSTMTTMAYHLAANPQWQDRLREESERIGDGPLDIEALEKLETYDLVVNESLRMMTPLPFNFRQTVRDTELLGYYIPADTAVVTWPSINHRLPELWTDPEKFDPERFAEPRNEHKKHRYAFAPFGGGAHKCIGMVFGQLEIKTVMHRLLRRYRLELPKAGYTPRYDYGGMPVPLDGMPIVLRPLA; encoded by the coding sequence ATGCCGACGATCAGCGCTACCGACTACTGGCTTGACCAGGCCAAACGGCGGCTCAAGCCCACACCGGTGACCATCCCCGGCATGGGTGTGGTGGAGAAGCGCCTGAAGAACACCGAGTGGGACCAGTTCTTGTTCGCCGAGCCGCCGGCGGGCAGCGGGCTCAAGGCGATCAAGGGTGACGCCGGGTTGCCGGTGATCGGGCACATGATCGAGACGTTCCGCGGCGGTCCCGACTTCATCCTCGAGCAGTACCGCAAGCACGGGCCCATCTACTACTCGCAGTCGCCCGCGCTGTCGGCGGTGATGGCGCTCGGCCCCGACGCCACCCAGGCCGTCTTCACCAACCGGAACAAGGACTTCTCCCAGCGCGCCTGGGACCCCATCATCGGCCCGTTCTTCGACGGCGGCCTGATGCTGCTCGACTTCGACGAGCACCTGTTCCACCGTCGCATCATGCAGGAGGCGTTCACGCGCACCCGGCTGTCCGGTTATGTGCCGCACGTCGATTCGGTCGCGACCCGCGTGCTCGCCAACGACTGGGTGCCCAACGACCCGCGATTCCTCTTCTATCCGGCGATCAAGGAACTGACCCTCGACATCGCCTCCGAGGTGTTCATGGGGCACCCGGCGGGGACCGACCGTGAACTGGTGACCACCATCAACCAGGCGTTCACCACGACGACGCGGGCGGGCAACGCCATCGTCCGCAAGCCGGTGCCCCCGCTGACCTGGTGGCGCGGCATCAAGGCCCGCGAGACGCTGGAGCAGTACTTCCGCAGCCGGATCGGAGAGAAGCGCCGCTCGGAGAGCACCGACATGTTCAGCGTGCTGTGCCACTCGCAGGACGAGGAGGGCCGTAGCTTCACCGACGACCAGATCGTCAGCCACATGATCTTCCTGATGATGGCCGCACACGACACCTCGACCTCCACGATGACGACGATGGCCTACCACCTGGCGGCCAATCCGCAGTGGCAGGACCGACTGCGCGAGGAGTCGGAGCGGATCGGCGACGGGCCGCTCGACATCGAGGCACTGGAGAAGCTCGAGACCTACGACCTTGTGGTGAACGAGTCGTTGCGGATGATGACCCCGCTGCCGTTCAACTTCCGCCAGACCGTGCGGGACACCGAGCTGCTCGGCTACTACATCCCCGCCGACACCGCGGTGGTGACATGGCCGTCGATCAACCACCGGCTGCCCGAACTGTGGACCGATCCGGAGAAGTTCGACCCGGAACGCTTCGCCGAGCCGCGCAACGAACACAAGAAGCACCGCTACGCGTTCGCGCCGTTCGGCGGCGGCGCACACAAGTGCATCGGCATGGTGTTCGGCCAGCTGGAGATCAAGACGGTCATGCACCGGCTGCTGCGCCGCTACCGGCTCGAGCTGCCGAAGGCAGGCTACACGCCGCGCTACGACTACGGCGGGATGCCGGTGCCGCTGGACGGCATGCCGATTGTGTTGCGCCCCTTGGCCTGA
- a CDS encoding 2-isopropylmalate synthase produces MNSLIATSPQSSFAACVDGRVPRPLREDAETKTFDAFVGEYAPHTGPVRLGQWSCADGERPSGRLGPQARTYQATLALGDCIGTARAAACGPVAALTAMLHERGVAVEVTAFHQLRAGAQTATFLRGTGSGRAEWALGWSDDPVQSALRAVVACANRLLA; encoded by the coding sequence ATGAACTCCTTGATCGCCACGTCACCCCAGTCGTCGTTCGCTGCGTGCGTGGACGGCCGGGTGCCTCGTCCGTTGCGCGAGGACGCCGAGACGAAGACGTTCGACGCGTTCGTCGGCGAGTACGCGCCGCACACCGGGCCCGTGCGCCTCGGACAGTGGTCGTGCGCAGACGGCGAACGTCCCTCGGGCCGGCTTGGCCCGCAGGCCCGTACCTATCAGGCGACGCTGGCGCTCGGGGACTGCATCGGCACCGCGCGTGCCGCCGCGTGCGGGCCCGTGGCAGCACTGACCGCGATGCTTCACGAACGCGGGGTCGCCGTCGAGGTGACGGCGTTCCACCAACTGCGTGCCGGCGCGCAGACCGCAACGTTCCTGCGCGGTACCGGGTCCGGGCGCGCCGAGTGGGCGCTGGGGTGGTCGGACGACCCGGTTCAGTCGGCGCTACGGGCGGTGGTCGCCTGCGCGAACCGCCTGCTGGCCTGA
- a CDS encoding WGxxGxxG family protein, with amino-acid sequence MRKTLAIGTTTLALMFGGAGVAHATEIAAPASTTTVAQEATQDDGDDTGLWGLAGLLGLIGLAGLKRRKDVDHPTARTTGTVNPPRV; translated from the coding sequence ATGCGAAAGACTCTGGCCATCGGCACCACCACGCTGGCATTGATGTTCGGCGGCGCCGGAGTGGCGCACGCCACCGAGATCGCCGCGCCCGCGTCGACCACGACGGTCGCGCAGGAGGCCACGCAGGACGACGGCGACGACACCGGTCTGTGGGGCCTGGCAGGTCTCCTCGGCCTCATCGGGCTGGCCGGCCTGAAGCGCCGCAAGGACGTCGATCACCCGACGGCACGCACCACCGGCACGGTGAATCCGCCGCGCGTCTGA
- a CDS encoding sulfite exporter TauE/SafE family protein gives MSPVSWSQTVLLVAAGILGGLTGSIAGLASVATYPALLVVGLPPVTANVSNTVALVFNGVGSVWGSRPELAGQGRRLARIAPFAVLGGVAGAALLLSTPAEGFERAVPLLLGVAAVAILLPVRARADAEHGRRRELFGLLAETAAIAAICVYGGYFGAAAGVLLLALLLRSGTTSLAHANATKNVVLGASNSSAAVVFAIVAPVQWAAVAALGIGCLLGSRLGPVVVRHAPAGPMRAAIGLAGLALAIKLGWDTYR, from the coding sequence ATGAGCCCGGTGTCGTGGTCGCAGACGGTGCTGCTCGTCGCGGCCGGCATCCTCGGGGGCCTGACCGGAAGCATCGCGGGGCTGGCCTCGGTGGCGACCTACCCGGCTCTTCTCGTCGTGGGCCTGCCGCCCGTGACCGCCAACGTCAGCAACACCGTCGCCCTGGTGTTCAACGGCGTCGGGTCGGTGTGGGGCTCGCGGCCGGAACTGGCGGGACAAGGGCGTCGGCTCGCCCGGATCGCGCCGTTCGCGGTGCTCGGCGGAGTGGCAGGCGCGGCGCTGCTGCTGTCCACCCCGGCCGAGGGTTTCGAGAGGGCCGTGCCGTTACTGCTGGGCGTGGCGGCCGTGGCGATCCTGCTGCCGGTGCGGGCGCGGGCGGACGCCGAGCACGGCCGCAGACGCGAGCTCTTCGGTCTGCTGGCCGAGACGGCCGCGATCGCGGCGATCTGTGTCTACGGCGGCTATTTCGGAGCGGCCGCGGGTGTTCTGTTGCTGGCGTTGCTGTTGCGTTCGGGCACAACGAGTTTGGCACACGCCAACGCGACCAAGAACGTCGTGCTCGGCGCCTCCAACAGCAGCGCCGCCGTGGTGTTCGCGATCGTCGCGCCGGTGCAATGGGCCGCGGTCGCGGCGCTCGGCATCGGATGCCTGCTCGGGTCCCGGCTGGGACCCGTTGTGGTGCGCCACGCGCCCGCGGGACCGATGCGGGCGGCGATCGGGCTGGCCGGTCTGGCGCTGGCGATCAAGCTGGGGTGGGACACCTACCGCTGA
- a CDS encoding phosphotransferase family protein: MPVEVMLTDAETDALQSWIRRIGLGSTVSDVTPLTGGSQNIVVRLSVDGRPMVLRRPPEHPRPTSDNTMRREIAVLTTLAGSPVPHPELIAGCEDLDVLGVVFYLMEAIDGFNPGTEIDDAYVHDPGMRHDVGLSYAASLAALSTVPWEGSALAKLKRPGSFLARQVPQFMRLLESYRHDRYAPESFPSVAGLAEWLEAHRPPDADPAIMHGDCHLNNVLLRRDVPELAAFIDWEMCTIGDPLLDLGWMLVCWPDGPNPIDAGAALAALGGLPTRAELLTAYRDAGGRSTDRLDWYVAMACFKLGIVIEGTWSRYLAGQASAEAGERLHASAENLIELGTRVAHGDNVFV, encoded by the coding sequence ATGCCAGTCGAGGTGATGCTGACCGACGCCGAGACCGACGCGTTGCAGTCCTGGATCCGCCGGATCGGGCTCGGATCGACCGTCTCCGATGTCACTCCGCTCACCGGCGGGTCGCAGAACATCGTGGTGCGGTTGTCGGTCGACGGCCGGCCGATGGTGCTGCGACGCCCGCCCGAGCATCCCCGACCCACCAGTGACAACACGATGCGCCGCGAGATCGCGGTGCTGACGACCCTCGCAGGCTCCCCGGTTCCGCACCCCGAGTTGATCGCCGGCTGCGAGGATCTCGACGTCCTCGGTGTCGTCTTCTATCTGATGGAGGCCATCGACGGTTTCAACCCGGGCACCGAGATCGATGACGCGTACGTTCACGACCCGGGGATGCGCCACGACGTCGGGCTCTCCTACGCGGCGAGCCTCGCCGCACTGAGCACGGTGCCGTGGGAGGGTAGCGCGCTGGCGAAGCTCAAGCGCCCGGGTTCCTTTCTCGCGCGGCAGGTTCCGCAGTTCATGCGCCTACTCGAGAGCTACCGACATGACCGCTACGCGCCGGAGTCGTTCCCGTCGGTCGCCGGTCTCGCCGAGTGGCTCGAGGCCCATCGCCCGCCGGACGCGGACCCGGCCATCATGCACGGCGACTGCCACCTCAACAACGTGCTGCTGCGCCGCGATGTCCCGGAGCTGGCGGCGTTCATCGACTGGGAGATGTGCACCATCGGCGACCCCTTGCTCGATCTGGGCTGGATGCTGGTGTGCTGGCCCGACGGACCGAACCCGATCGATGCCGGCGCCGCGCTGGCCGCCCTCGGTGGGTTGCCCACCAGGGCAGAGTTGCTCACGGCCTATCGCGATGCCGGGGGGCGATCCACCGACCGGCTGGACTGGTATGTGGCGATGGCCTGCTTCAAGCTCGGCATCGTGATCGAGGGGACCTGGTCGCGTTACCTGGCGGGGCAGGCCAGCGCGGAGGCCGGAGAGCGGCTGCACGCCTCGGCGGAGAACCTGATCGAGCTCGGAACGCGGGTTGCTCACGGCGACAACGTGTTTGTGTGA